In the Malus domestica chromosome 16, GDT2T_hap1 genome, one interval contains:
- the LOC103426675 gene encoding oxysterol-binding protein-related protein 4C-like isoform X2, which produces MVKEEENTGVILLTKPLSLEGDSDVDYRAPNLLQRVGSLFKNVRPGSDLTSFQLSPLFNIPKSHLQCFGESVYCVGNDLLGRCNKAETPHDRFTAVVSWSISTLRPVIFGIAPYNPILGETHHVTRGNLNVLLEQVSHHPPVTALHATDEKENLEMIWCQHPTPKFYGTSVETEVRGKRQLKLLNHGETYEMNSPKLLIKFLPLPWVDWVGENRIRCHETGLEAELYYGSNSWIRGNPRTIKGKIFDSTTYELLYEIHGRWDRTVKMKDVSSGKETVIYNANEVISELKTPIVTDLKGVWPSESAAVWGLLSQAIIGKDWGKAREAKKAVEEKHRELLRERESRGETWIPKHFTVTHSKEGCGWDCSPIQQLVPLAPISVPL; this is translated from the exons ATG GTGAAGGAGGAAGAGAATACCGGAGTTATTCTTTTGACAAAGCCGTTGTCACTGGAAGGGGATTCCGATGTTGATTACAGAGCTCCTAATCTACTTCAACGCGTCGGAAGCCTGTTTAAAAACGTACGGCCTGGATCTGATCTCACAAGCTTCCAG CTGTCACCGCTGTTTAACATACCAAAGTCACACCTCCAATGTTTCGGTGAATCAGTGTACTGCGTAGGTAATGATTTGTTAGGAAGGTGCAACAAAGCAGAAACCCCTCATGACAGGTTCACAGCTGTTGTATCGTGGAGCATTTCTACTTTGCGTCCAGTGATCTTCGGAATTGCTCCGTACAACCCCATTCTTGGAGAAACCCATCATGTTACAAGAGGGAATCTCAATGTTCTACTTGAGCAG GTTTCACATCATCCACCAGTTACCGCTCTTCATGCAACTGATGAAAAAGAAAACCTTGAAATGATATGGTGTCAACATCCTACTCCCAAATTCTATG GTACTTCAGTGGAAACTGAGGTGCGTGGAAAACGGCAGTTGAAGCTCCTGAATCACGGAGAAACTTATGAAATGAACTCGCCGAAACTCTTAATCAAGTTCCTCCCATTGCCTTGGGTTGATTGGGTTGGTGAAAATAGAATCCGGTGTCATGAGACGGGCCTTGAAGCTGAGTTATATTATGGAAGTAATTCATGGATTAGGGGAAATCCTAGAACAATTAAGGGAAAGATCTTTGACTCAACAACATATGAACTTCTTTATGAGATACATGGTCGGTGGGATAG AACTGTCAAAATGAAGGACGTTAGTAGCGGGAAAGAAACCGTTATATACAATGCAAATGAAGTCATTTCAGAACTGAAAACTCCGATTGTTACGGATTTGAAG GGGGTGTGGCCAAGTGAATCAGCTGCGGTCTGGGGACTGCTGAGCCAAGCAATTATTGGGAAGGACTGGGGCAAAGCAAGAGAAGCGAAGAAAGCAGTGGAAGAAAAACACAGGGAGCTCCTGCGAGAGAGAGAATCGAGAGGTGAAACTTGGATTCCCAAACATTTTACAGTCACTCATAGCAAAGAAGGTTGTGGGTGGGACTGCTCACCCATCCAGCAGCTGGTCCCGCTGGCTCCTATTTCTGTACCCTTGTAA
- the LOC103426675 gene encoding oxysterol-binding protein-related protein 4C-like isoform X1, which yields MPLALSWKSRTSRFVLFMSRSKAVDVRIQAALGLPERARTGGWWSGDADELRWRVEWRDEGGWRTLRTVYKLSPLFNIPKSHLQCFGESVYCVGNDLLGRCNKAETPHDRFTAVVSWSISTLRPVIFGIAPYNPILGETHHVTRGNLNVLLEQVSHHPPVTALHATDEKENLEMIWCQHPTPKFYGTSVETEVRGKRQLKLLNHGETYEMNSPKLLIKFLPLPWVDWVGENRIRCHETGLEAELYYGSNSWIRGNPRTIKGKIFDSTTYELLYEIHGRWDRTVKMKDVSSGKETVIYNANEVISELKTPIVTDLKGVWPSESAAVWGLLSQAIIGKDWGKAREAKKAVEEKHRELLRERESRGETWIPKHFTVTHSKEGCGWDCSPIQQLVPLAPISVPL from the exons ATGCCTCTTGCCTTGTCATGGAAATCACGAACCTCACGCTTCGTGCTTTTCATGAGCCGCTCCAAGGCAGTTGATGTGCGCATCCAGGCTGCCCTAGGCCTGCCGGAGCGGGCACGGACAGGGGGTTGGTGGTCTGGGGACGCTGACGAATTGAGGTGGAGGGTGGAGTGGAGGGATGAGGGTGGATGGAGGACTCTCCGAACTGTCTACAAA CTGTCACCGCTGTTTAACATACCAAAGTCACACCTCCAATGTTTCGGTGAATCAGTGTACTGCGTAGGTAATGATTTGTTAGGAAGGTGCAACAAAGCAGAAACCCCTCATGACAGGTTCACAGCTGTTGTATCGTGGAGCATTTCTACTTTGCGTCCAGTGATCTTCGGAATTGCTCCGTACAACCCCATTCTTGGAGAAACCCATCATGTTACAAGAGGGAATCTCAATGTTCTACTTGAGCAG GTTTCACATCATCCACCAGTTACCGCTCTTCATGCAACTGATGAAAAAGAAAACCTTGAAATGATATGGTGTCAACATCCTACTCCCAAATTCTATG GTACTTCAGTGGAAACTGAGGTGCGTGGAAAACGGCAGTTGAAGCTCCTGAATCACGGAGAAACTTATGAAATGAACTCGCCGAAACTCTTAATCAAGTTCCTCCCATTGCCTTGGGTTGATTGGGTTGGTGAAAATAGAATCCGGTGTCATGAGACGGGCCTTGAAGCTGAGTTATATTATGGAAGTAATTCATGGATTAGGGGAAATCCTAGAACAATTAAGGGAAAGATCTTTGACTCAACAACATATGAACTTCTTTATGAGATACATGGTCGGTGGGATAG AACTGTCAAAATGAAGGACGTTAGTAGCGGGAAAGAAACCGTTATATACAATGCAAATGAAGTCATTTCAGAACTGAAAACTCCGATTGTTACGGATTTGAAG GGGGTGTGGCCAAGTGAATCAGCTGCGGTCTGGGGACTGCTGAGCCAAGCAATTATTGGGAAGGACTGGGGCAAAGCAAGAGAAGCGAAGAAAGCAGTGGAAGAAAAACACAGGGAGCTCCTGCGAGAGAGAGAATCGAGAGGTGAAACTTGGATTCCCAAACATTTTACAGTCACTCATAGCAAAGAAGGTTGTGGGTGGGACTGCTCACCCATCCAGCAGCTGGTCCCGCTGGCTCCTATTTCTGTACCCTTGTAA
- the LOC103426743 gene encoding uncharacterized protein, producing MGGCFSCRQKVELQNVRVVHLNGYVEDFEHPISVGQVTGKPTKHFVCTPVQLLSSGSKPLKHDTVLQPGQVYFLLPYSALQSDVSPLDLASIARKLTSAAAKSSRKQSTSAPQSPVAYSSSMSGQFCPSPVWSSTSSPGRSPGRSPGRSPGRSPLRFVEQENLSMMMDYGSQRSSRGRSWKPLLDTITERSLNKRSESDLQEMHVEVVVK from the coding sequence atgggTGGTTGCTTTTCCTGCAGACAAAAAGTTGAACTCCAGAATGTGAGGGTGGTGCATCTGAATGGGTATGTGGAGGATTTTGAGCACCCAATCTCGGTAGGGCAAGTGACAGGGAAGCCCACAAAGCACTTTGTGTGCACTCCAGTTCAGCTCCTCTCAAGTGGGTCGAAGCCATTAAAGCATGACACCGTCCTCCAACCAGGGCAGGTCTACTTCCTCCTCCCCTACTCTGCATTGCAGAGTGATGTTTCTCCTCTGGACTTGGCCTCCATTGCCAGAAAGCTCACATCTGCAGCAGCAAAGAGCAGCAGGAAGCAGTCTACGTCTGCCCCTCAGTCTCCTGTGGCTTATTCTTCAAGCATGAGCGGCCAGTTTTGCCCAAGCCCTGTGTGGAGCTCTACGTCGTCGCCGGGGAGGAGTCCGGGGAGGAGTCCAGGGAGGAGTCCAGGGAGGAGTCCGCTAAGGTTTGTGGAGCAGGAGAATTTGAGTATGATGATGGATTATGGCTCTCAGAGATCGTCGCGGGGCCGGTCATGGAAACCGCTGTTGGATACGATAACGGAGAGATCGTTGAACAAAAGGAGCGAGTCTGACTTGCAGGAGATGCATGTGGAGGTTGTTGTCAAGTAG